The sequence below is a genomic window from Synechococcus sp. PCC 7335.
AGATGCTGAGCGTCATCTTGATATTTCATATCCTTAGGAACATTGACCACTACGCCACCGATAGCATCAATCAGTTTTTCAACGCCTTGCACATTAATTCGCACATAGCGATCAATGCTGACGCCACCGAGCAGTTCGCTAACAGACTGGGCACTGAGCGCTGGCCCCCCCTGAAGATTCGCCTCATTAATTTTGGTTACCACACCGCCCACATTAGTACGAGTATCGCGTGGGACCGACAGCACCGATACGCTCTCATTGCTAGGATCAAATCGCAAGAGCAGCATCGTATCCGATAGACCCTCTAGAGAATTGACTAAAGCATCATAGCCATCTTCATAGATAGCGTCATAGTCGTTGAGATCAGAGCTAGTGACTTTGGTCCCTAGCAGCAATATATTGACTGGGCGGCTCAGGCGCGGCAGTCGCAACTTGTTTCCCCCTGCGATGGGACCTTCGCTAGTGAAGATCGCTGCTTCCTCGGGTGAAAGGGCGCTTTGCTGTAGAGGTGTGGTTTCAAGAGAGATTGCTAGCAGCGCGCCCGCCACCATAGACAGACTCGTTACCCCCCCGAGTAGGATACTAACGCCCAGCCAATGGGGCAATCGAAATGGCTTTTTGGGCTTTTTGGGTTGGTGTGGGTCCGAGTGGTTTGACGATTTCTTCTTGGGCACAAAGTTCATAGGCGACAAGATGACCCTCACTTAAGAGATGTTTGGCGTGATTGGGGGCAATGGCTTTGGCATGGTGAGAAAGGGTAGGCAGCTCCACTAGAGGCGGCTGCACTAGGCATAGAGTAGCCGAAATCTGACAATCTATGGAGTTTAGAGGAATTTGGACTCTAAAATATGAGAATGCTAAGGGAGTCGGCGACTAAGCTGACTGATCCCAGGAAGCCGAAGCGATTGATCTTTAGCGACACGAATCATCAAAGCGAGGCTGAGTAGAAAATAGCTGGAGCCGACAAAGCTACTCATCAGCAGTAGGCGAAGGTGGTTGGTTTGACTGGTCTGACTATGAGCGCCGATACCAAGACAGGCGATCGCGCCAACACAGCCTAGCCCAAGTATCACCGATAGCCGACTGACCGACTTAACCGATGCCGCTGCAAACGCTTTTTCGGTCGCTTTTTCGGTTGCCCCCTCTAGTTCTTCAACAGCTAAAGTTGATTTTCCGTAAAGCGACCAGAGTGAGAGCACTACACCAAAAATAGGTATTAAATGAAGGTACAGCCGTAGCTTTTGAAGCTGTGATCTTTGAGGAGGGAGCATAAGGCGCATTGAAAACAACGGCGATCCTTCTTCTCATGATGACATCGACATATCAAGGACTATCGTCATGACAGTGGATAGGCTTATGAAGCCCAAAACGCAGGAGAAGTGATAGAGCTACTAAGAAGTAAAGCCAAATGCTAAGCAATCTGCTGAATATATCCAGCAGATTGCTATAGCGAGTTGATTGTAGTGTGCTGCTAGCAATCGCAATTTGGCTAGGCTATAGTCGTCTTTTTTACTTTTTGATTACGTCCTTTCTTCCAAGTTTTTACCCGTTGCGCAACCCTACTGAGAATGCCGAAAGATCTTAATTGATGTAGTGTTAGAAGCCATCGCCATTAAGATCTTGACTAAAGGCTGATTCGAATTGAGCAATGCCCTGGCTGCCATAGCCTGTGGCACTGATGAACCTTCCTTGACCGTCTAAGTTCCAAACACCAAACCGACCATCGTTCCTTCTCCAAGCGACCTGATAGCCGCCACCGGTCCGCGCTTCAGCACCGATTGCTTGCCAGCCGTTAAATGCACCAATCTGGTTGCCTTGGAGAATAACATCCAAAGGGTTTAGATCGGCTGCTTGCAATTGGTAGGCGCCGTTGCTAGCAATTACTAGGGATAGATTGCCATTATCTTCGATGACCCTAGCAGCAGGCGCCAGCAAGTCATCCCCGTCAAAGTCTTGTCCAAAGGCTGATTCGAATCGAGTAATGCCCTGGCTGTCATAGCCTCTGGCGCTAATGAACCTTCCTCGACCGTCTAAGTTCCAAATACCAAACCGACCATTGTCCCTTCTCCAGGCGACCTGATAACCGCCACCGGTCTGGGCTTCTGCGCCGATGGCCTGCCAACCGTTAAATGCACCAATTTGTCCACCTTGAAGGATGACATCCAAAGGGTTTAGATCTGCTGCCTGCAATTGGTAGGCGCCTCTGTTAGTAACTACTAGGGATAGATTGCCAGCAGCTTCGATGGCGGTGGCAGCAGGTGCCAGCGATCCATCTCCGTTAAAGTTTTGCCCAAAGGCTGATTCGAGTTGAGTGATGCTCTGACTGTTGTAGGCTCTGGCGCTGACAAACCTTCCTCGACCGTCTAAGTTCCAAATGCTGTACTGACTACCGTTCCTTCTCCAGGCGAGCTGGTAGCCGCCACCGGTCAAGGCTTCTGCGCCGATTGCTTGCCAGCCGTTAAATGGACCAGTCCGTCTACCTTGGAAAGTGACATTCACAGGATTTCGGCCTGCTGTTTGCACTCGATAGGCGCCGTCGAGGAAGGTTCTGAGTAAGGATGAATCGCCGGCTGCTTCGATGACGGTAGGAAGAGTATTAATGGTGCGATCGCTAAATTGAATTCTTTCGATTCCAGAGAGAACATCCGTCCCATCACCATTGCCACTGATATTTTCAACAATGATTCTCCCGCTGTTTTGGCTAAGTTCATACTCAATAAATGCACCGGAGAAAACGGCAACATCTTCAGCGCCGGCTCCGCCAGTCAACGTATCGTCGCCAGACCCACCAATCAAACGGTCGTTGCCATTTTCGCCAAAGAGACGGTCCTCTCCACTGTCTCCGGTCAATGTATCGTTGCCCAAGCCACCGAACAGGTCATCATCGAACCTCGTACCTACTTTCTCGTTGCCGGCAATACTGCTGTCGAAGATAAAGTCGTTAGCGCTCAGCTGCTCTACGCTGAGACCTTCAATCTCAGTTGTAGAGACCCAACCTGTTAGCAGTGTCGTAATTACGGCATTGCCTTCCGCGTTGCTTGAGAGCAGAGGGAGTATAGTCTCGAACTCGCTGATTCCCAAAGTTCGCAGGTCTATCCCATCCTCACCTTTAACGAAGTCTGTAACGGTGTTGTTAGAGTTACCAGAAGTCTGTTCTATGACAAAGTCGTCAGCGCCGGCTCCGCCAGTCAACGTATCGTCGCCAGACCCACCAATCAAACGGTCGTTGCCATTTTCGCCAAAGAGACGGTCCTCTCCAGTGTCTCCGGTCAATGTATCGTTGCCCAAGCCACCGAACAGGTCATCATCGAACCTCGTACCTACTTTCTCGTCACCAGTAGTACTACTATCGAAGATAAAGTCGTTAGCGCTCAGCTGCTCTACGCTGAGACCTTCAATCTCAGTTGTAGAGACCCAACCTGTTAGCAGTGTCGTAATTACGGCATTGCCTTCCGCGTTGTTTGAGAGCAGAGGGAGTATAGTCTCGAACTCGCTGATTCCCAAAGTTCGCAGGTCTATCCCATCCTCACCTTTAACGAAGTCTGTAACGGTGTTGTTAGAGTTACCAGAAGTCTGTTCTATGACAAAGTCGTCAGCGCCGGCTCCGCCAGTCAACGTATCGTCGCCAGCACCGCCGCGTAGCTGGTCATTGCCACCAGCAGCCTCTATAGAGTCATTTCCCTCAAGGCCGTTGATAATATCATCTTCATTAGTGCCTTGAAGAATATCTGCGAAACGTGTGCCGTCGATTATAGCCATAACACTTTCCTTACTTGAGTTTCACGTTAAAGATTGAACAGATTGATAGTTACTCAATCGTTGATACAAGCAACGTTGAGTAGCAGAGCGAAAGATTTGCAGCCTGAGAAATTGCCTTAGGTGCCTTAGGCTAACCAACAGCGCTCAGTACTGTGTAGCTCTTGCCTGACACAACTCAGCATACGTAATGAATATGAGTGAAAGATATCGCACGCCAAATCTCTTTCATTCATGGTCATTCATAAGATCTTCTAAGATCTTCGGAGTCGCTTATAAAAGGGAAATCAATAGAATTATCTTTTTCTTAAAGATTCACAAACAGAAATCTGTACGCTGGATACTTTCATATCCCTATGTCATGAAAACATGGGATATTCACTTAGAAAGCGATTACAGATAGACAACATAAACAGAAAGCTAGCAAACCGAAAATGTTCAAACAACGTGTTTAGAAATTGTG
It includes:
- a CDS encoding M10 family metallopeptidase C-terminal domain-containing protein, with translation MAIIDGTRFADILQGTNEDDIINGLEGNDSIEAAGGNDQLRGGAGDDTLTGGAGADDFVIEQTSGNSNNTVTDFVKGEDGIDLRTLGISEFETILPLLSNNAEGNAVITTLLTGWVSTTEIEGLSVEQLSANDFIFDSSTTGDEKVGTRFDDDLFGGLGNDTLTGDTGEDRLFGENGNDRLIGGSGDDTLTGGAGADDFVIEQTSGNSNNTVTDFVKGEDGIDLRTLGISEFETILPLLSSNAEGNAVITTLLTGWVSTTEIEGLSVEQLSANDFIFDSSIAGNEKVGTRFDDDLFGGLGNDTLTGDSGEDRLFGENGNDRLIGGSGDDTLTGGAGAEDVAVFSGAFIEYELSQNSGRIIVENISGNGDGTDVLSGIERIQFSDRTINTLPTVIEAAGDSSLLRTFLDGAYRVQTAGRNPVNVTFQGRRTGPFNGWQAIGAEALTGGGYQLAWRRNGSQYSIWNLDGRGRFVSARAYNSQSITQLESAFGQNFNGDGSLAPAATAIEAAGNLSLVVTNRGAYQLQAADLNPLDVILQGGQIGAFNGWQAIGAEAQTGGGYQVAWRRDNGRFGIWNLDGRGRFISARGYDSQGITRFESAFGQDFDGDDLLAPAARVIEDNGNLSLVIASNGAYQLQAADLNPLDVILQGNQIGAFNGWQAIGAEARTGGGYQVAWRRNDGRFGVWNLDGQGRFISATGYGSQGIAQFESAFSQDLNGDGF